The Levilactobacillus namurensis genomic interval ACGATAAGACAGAAGACCGCAAAAAAAACCAAAAACAGAAACTGGCCAAAGTGCTTCCGGTTTCTGCGTGTATTCGTGTGTTTATTAGGACGCTTAGGAGAATTGGTCATTATTTATTAACATTCCTTATTCGCGCGTTGTCCAATTCCAATCCCTGTTTTCGTGCAATCTTATCAAGCCGACTGCGACTTTGCAATTCATTGATTTCTTGTTGGGTATTCGTGTTGCGATTCTGATACGTCGCCGTGGTTTGATTAATGGACTGCAATTGGTGTTGTGCGTTGCTCATTGCAATCTTAGAAGAAACAACAAAAACCATCATCACCGCTAGAATGAGTCCCCCCACCGTCATGAGACATTTCTCAAACTTAGAGACGGGGAGCTTCTGCGGCTGACCTTGTGGGGTCGGTTGGAGCTGCGGTTGTGGTTGTTCTATGTGTTGGCGTCGTTTGGGTTCCGTGGTAAGCGGAACCGCCTCTGCTAAACTATTTTGCGCCATAAATAATCATCTTCCTATGTCGATATTTATTTTATGAGTGAGTCGAATCTAATCTTTCGAGAATTCGCAATTTAGCACTGTGGGCGCGATGATTGGCTGCCAATTCCGCGTCCGTCGGAACGATAGGCTTGCGGTTGACCAGCTTGTAGTCTGGCTGCAGCTGGTCGGGAATCACGGGTAAACCGTGGGGCAATTCTGGTAACGATGATTGCTCCCGGAACATGGTCTTGACCAGCCGGTCTTCCAAGGATTGGAAAGTGATCACGCTGATCCGCCCGTGAGGGGCTAACAACTTGATGGCCTGTTCCAGCGAGGCTTCTAACGCGCCCAACTCATCGTTGACCGCGATACGAATCGCCTGGAAGACCTTCTTGGCCGGATGCCCACCATGCCGCCGAGCGGCCGCGGGAATCCCTTCCTTGATGATCTCAACCAGTTGGCCCGTCGTATCGATGGGCGCCGTCTGGCGGTGGCGTTCAATGGCTCGAGCGATGGGCTTGGCAAACTTCTCTTCGCCGTAACGGTGAAAGATCCGAACTAAGTCGTTGAACGACCATTCATTGACCACCGTCCAAGCCGTCAACGGGGCACTCTGATCCATCCGCATATCTAATGGTGCGTCGTGTTGGTAGCTAAAGCCCCGGTCGGCTTCGTCGAACTGCGGTGAGGAAACCCCCAGGTCGTACAAGATGCCGTCCACCTGGGTGACCCCCAACTCGTTCAACGCGGCCTGCAGATTCCGAAAGTTGTTCTTGATAAACGTGACTTTCCCTGCGGCTAAGGCGTCCTTGAGGTGTTCTTGGTTATAGTCAATGGCGGTCTGGTCTTGATCAAAGGCGTACAAGTGACCCGTCGTCAATTGTTCGAGAATGTGTTGGCTGTGACCACCGCCACCTAAAGTGCAATCGACGTAAGTTCCTGTTGGTTGGATGGCGAGACCCGCCACCGCTTCGTTTAAAAGTACCGTGACGTGATGAAAGTCTTCCATAAACACACTCCCTTCTTTAAAGTCAAAATTTGTGATTAAAAATCAATTTTTTCAGCGATATCGTCAAAGTTTTCCTCAGCGGCCGTCGCAAACGCGGTCCACCGCTCGGCGCTCCAAATTTCAAACCGGTTGGCGACCCCCACGATCACGCACTGTTTTGTCAACGCAGCGTGTTCGCAAAGGGGCTTGGGGAGGTTGATACGGCCCTGCTTATCGACTTCACATTCCGTGGCGGCCGAGTAGAAGAACCGGACAAACGCCCGGGCGTCCTTATGGTTGAGTGGCAAGGCTTTCAGTTTATCTTGCAACACCGCCCACTCAGCTAATGGATAACCGAATAAACAACCATCCATCCCGCGGGTAACCACGAAATGGTCGCCAAGTTGTTCTCTGAATTTGGCGGGGATAATTAGCCGTCCTTTGGCGTCAATCGAATGCTCAAATTCGCCCATGAACATAGCCAATCCCCCTAACTTGTAACTATTCCCAAGTTTACCACACCCCCCCACTTTCTACCACAACGTTTCCGAATTTTTATAAATTTACGCACAAGCACGCAAAAAGCCACGGCGAACACCTGTTCACCGTGGCTTAACCCTTAATTTTTGACCCTTAAAAATGGGTCAATAAACATCTTTTTTTATATTTATGCATTATCTAACTAAATGTAAGTAGAAAACACAAACCGAACCCCACGACCCAATAAACATCCGTTAGCCGCCAAAACGTTTTAAAGAAAACGGGATATAAAAGTTCGTGGCGCCGGATTGCCTGAACGATGGCGACCCCCATCCCCAGGACCATCCAGCCCATTACTAACCAGGGTAGCCAGCGACCGGCCCCGGCTGGAATCAGGAGTAAACTACAGATAATCAGCAACGGCGTCATGAGGTCCCAGGTCACTACCTGCGCCGGCCAGTGTCGCCGTAGTCGATGCTTAATGCCGCGAATCACCAGCCACCCTACAATTAAGATGACCAATGGTGCCACGGGTGATGTCCAAAACGTCATGTTGATCCCCCCACCTGTCACTTCGAACCCATATTATAAAGATTTCCCGACCAACATGCAACGCGGGCCCTAAACAATCTACCGGGAAGTCCGCTTGGCAGTTGCAATTCTCGATGAGCCAAGGTAAACTAATTGGGTAGATTTGCACGCAAAGAGGTGGCTAAGCTCAGCATGGAAAAGAAGAAAAAATCGACGTTTCAAAAAATCACGAACGTCTTCGTATGGATCATGATTATCGCAACTCTTGGATCTTTAATTTTTGGCGCTATTTTCTCACTAATGTAAGAACACCGTCCTTAGACATCAAAGGGCACTGGCCGAACGGCCAGTGCCCTTTTTTCATCTCTTTTTGACGATCGATCAATCGTTCGTTATACCGCTCACTAATGGTCACCATCAGTTGGTTAGGTCACTTAACCTAACGTTCAGCCACATCATGAGTTTCCCTGATCCGTTGTCGAAGTCTCCGCATCCGGTTGCTTATAAACCTGACGGGGCTTACTGCCCTCTTGGGGGCCAATGTACCCACGTTGCTCTAAATCATCAATGATTCGCGCTGCCCGGTTATACCCGATGCGGAACCGCCGTTGTAATAGCGACGTGCTGGCCTTTTGTTGGTCAACCACGAAGGCTAGGGCATCGTCGAATAATTCATCGTTACTATCGCCCTGTTCCTCTTGCTTCAGCTCTTCGTCGGTGACCACCATGTCTTCATCGTAGTCGGCCGTCTGCTGTTGCTTAATGAAGGCGACCACGTTGCTGACGTCTTCATCCGAGATGAAGGCGCCCTGGACCCGGACCGGTGAGTTGGCATCGACCGGTTGGAAGAGCATATCACCGCGACCCAGCAACTTTTCGGCCCCATTGGTGTCCAAGATGGTCCGTGAATCGATCCCACTCGAGACCGCAAACGCAATTCGTGAAGGCACGTTGGCCTTGATCAGCCCGGTAATGACGTCCACGGATGGCCGTTGCGTTGCCAGGATCATGTGGACCCCGGCCGCCCGGCCCATCTGTGCTAAGCGAATAATGGCATCTTCCACTTCGTTCGACACGGTCATCATCAAGTCAGCCAATTCATCGACGATCACCACGATGTATGGCAAGGTGGGCCGAGCTTGATTGTCCTCCGCGTTAGCCTTTTGCACAAACGCGTTGTAACCTGAGATCTTCCGCTGGCCAAATTGTGAGAACAACTCGTAGCGCCGTTCCATCTCCTTGACCACTTTATGGAGGGCCCGGGCCGCCTTTTTCGGCTCGGAAACCACCGGTGTCAATAGGTGGGGAATCCCGTTATAGACGCTCAACTCCACCTTCTTAGGATCGATCAGCATCATTTTGACCTGGTCGGGCCGTGCGTTCATCAAGATACTGGTAATAATTCCATTGATTGCCACGGACTTCCCGCTCCCGGTCGCCCCGGCAATCAGTAAGTGGGGCATCTTGGTCAGGTCCATCATCACCACTTGTCCGGTGACGTTACGCCCCAGCGGCACCTCCAACGGCTTATTGGGATGGGCGGGCTGAGCCTCGACCACGTCCCGAAAGGCCACCGTTGAGACCTCCTTGTTCGGAACTTCGATCCCAATCAAGGACTTGCCGGGAATCGGCGCTTGAATCCGAATCCCCTTGGCCGCCAACGCTAGGGCCAAATCATCCGCCAAGTTCACGATGCGCGAGACCTTGACCCCGATAGCGGGGTGTAGTTCGTATTCCGTCACGGACGGCCCCAGACTGACGTTCTTGACTTCCGCATCGACCCCAAAGCTGTCTAGGGTCTGCTTCAAAATCTTAGTATTGGCATCAATTGCGTTGATTTCCGCCGTTTGGTCCGTCGGTGGCACCTGCTTCAACAGGTCGGAGGCGGGCAACTGATAATTCGGGTCGACCGGATCAGCACTGACTAGCGCTGGCTCGTCCGCCGCTTCTTGGGCGTCGGCGCTAGGTGTTGCGGGCGCTGGCTTCGCCGGTTGCTCATTGGCCGCCACGGTCACGTGGTAACTGGGTTGCGGGCTGGTCGGTTTGGCTTGTTGCGTTGTACTCGGCTCGGGTGTTGCAGGCTGGTCTGTCGAGGCAGTTGGCTTCTCATCTGGCTTGGGCTTAGACGTCGAATCCGTCGTGGCCGCCTTTTGCCGTTGGGCGTAGTGGGTCTGTAAGGCCGTCCCACCCCGCTTGACGCCATTAGCGACGGCCTGACTACCAGCTACGACCCAGCGACCGACCTTTTGAACGTAAGGCGCTAAGTCACTTAACGGGATCTGGAAGAAGACCAGAACCCCGCCGGCCATAATCAGCCAAGCCGCAATCTGAGCGCCCAGCAACGCAATTAACCAGGCAATCACGGAGAGCTCCACAGCTCCCCACAGGCCACCGCCCAGTTGACCCGTACGACCTCCCGTCAGTAAATCTGAGAGGCCCGCGTGCCAGACGGTGGTAACAAAGCCGCTGTGTTGGTTGGCGGTCACAAAAGCGGTGGCCGACAGCCACAGGAGCCAACCACTAAAGACCAGGCCGCTCCCCGCCAGATAGTGACGGGCAATTTGGGGCCAGGTCCCCGTAATGGCTAAGGCGACACCTAAGGCGCCTAGGACGACTAACCCCACTTGGTAGCCGTCCCCCACCACAATGCGCATTAGGTTCGCACACAGGCTGCCCAATAAGCCTAGATTGAATAGCCCCAACGCAGCGAGGGCCAATAAGACCAAGCCGACAACGTTACGGGTATAGGGAAACGGTTGCGTGGCTTTACGGCTTGATTTCCGCCGAGCTGGTTTCCGTCGCGTGGTTTTTCGTTTGGTTGCCAACAGCTTGCGCCCCCTTTCGCTCTAATCGCATTATTTTAACTTATCGTGCGGGTAACGGTGCACCCGCTCCAGGTTCGGGAAGGCCTGCTGGCGCAAGACCTCATAGATAACGATGGCCGCACTGTTCGAGAGGTTCAACGCCCGGATGTGCTGATCATCTTGGGGAATCCGGATACACTTCTCTTCGTTCTTCCGCATGAACGGTTCAGGCAACCCCGTAGTTTCCTTACCGAACAGGAAGTAGTGGTCGTGGTCGTTCAGCCGGTAGTCCGGTTCCGTGTAATCCTGTTCCGCAAACTTGGAAACGAGATACAGTTGCGTCGGATCCGTGACCGTTTCCAAGAAAGCCGGCAGATTCTCGTGGTACCGAACATCCACCTTATCCCAATAGTCCAGTCCCGCGCGCTTCAAATGCGCGTCGTCAACCGTAAACCCTAGGGGCTTGATCAGGTCTAAAATCGTGTCCGTTCCCGCACAAGTCCGGGCAATGTTCCCCGTGTTCGCCGGAAATAGTGGTTCAAATAATACAATATGGTTTGTCATGCGCTCGTACTCTCCGTTCTCTTCTCAAACATTCGTTCTTGTTTCATTAATTATAGTCAACCACCGCCCGCTTTGACAAGCGACACCACGAAAAAAAGCAGCTCCTCGGTGTGGGCACGGCGAGGGGCTACTTTAGTGAAGGTCAACTTGTCAGCCGCTAACAGTTACCCGCTGATATCGACCGCCAAACGATTTCTCGTTTTTCAATATAACACGCTGTTGTGAGGTGTTCAAGGGGCTAGCTTGAATTTTTTAAACGTTTTACCTAACCCTCCGCCCGCAACAACGTCACGTCGACCGTAATCTGCGGGAACGGATCAGCCGCCACCGCCGCCAACCGTGCCTGGTCAGCCCCCCAGTGCATCGGCGTCATCAACATGAGGTCGTCGAAGCGTTCGGGTGCGACAGGGACTTGGTAACGAATCCGCTGACTGGTCGCGTTCGGGTAATGCTGCTGGAAGAGCCGGAGAACGTTGCCGTTATCGTATTGTGCGTGAGCATTCCCGGCCGGGAAGATTGCCTGCCGCAGCTCAATCAGGTAGTCCGCGTTGGGAATGACCTTAAGCAACTGCCCGCCCGGGGCTAAGACCCGGTTGAACTCCTGATAGGCCGAGGGCGAAAATAAATCTAAAATCGTCGTAAACTGACCCGCACTGAACGGCATCTGGGCCAGATCGGCCACACAGAAGAACGCATTAGTGGCCAGTTGCGTGGCCAAATTGATGCCTGGCTTCGACAGATCAAACCCCACGGCCACGTCGCGACCATCCCGGTGGGCCAAAACATCGGCCAGCGGGGTCCCCTCGCCGCACCCCACGTCTAGAATCGTTTCCGGCTCCGCCGTTAGATGGGCCGCAAATGCGTCGGTGATGCCCCGAAACAGGCCCGCCTGGAGCATGCGGCGACGGGCAGCTAACATCGCGTCGTCATATTCGCTTTTCACAGCGCGTTGCATAAAGTACAGCATGCCCTTCTTCGACAGGTCCACGTTGTGTCCGTTGGGACAGACTAGGCTGTGTTCCGCCACGTGGTCGTAAGGAGCGTGACATACGGGACACCGAAAGACTGTAGCGTTAGCCGTTAAAAAGGCCGCCGCCCGATCAATTTTTTTCATGACTTTTTTCTCCTTGTTGTGCTTGGGGTTCTGAATACCCCCCAACGAATTCTTGATACCAGCGGAACCCCTGGGTCGCGATGACACGAATCACCGCGTATCCCGGAATCCCTAAGATTACCCCGACCACGCCAAATGCCTTCCCCGAAATCAGTAAGACAAAAATAATGGTCAGCGGGTGAATCTTAAGGGAACTGCCTAAGACCAATGGTGAAATCAGGCGTCCTTCTAACGTCTGCTCAATCACAAAGACGATCAGGACCTTGACCAGCATCCAGGGGGACGCCATGACGGCCACGACCACCACGGGGACCATCGCTAGAAACGACCCCAAATACGGGACCAAGTTCAAGATGCCCGCCGTGATTCCTAACAACAGGGCAAACTTAAGCCCAATCACCAAGAAGCCTAGGTAGAATAGAACGGCAACCGCAAAGGCCACGATGAGTTGCCCGCGCACATAGTTGCTGACCTGGCGGTTCATTTCGACCAATAAGTCAATAGCTGCTTGCCGCCGCTTGATCGGTAACAAGCGACTGAGGTACTGCGGTAACTGGTGCCCATCCCGGAGTAAGTAAAACAGGATAAAGGGCGCCGTCACCACTGCGACCACCACGCTCGCGATACGGCTGACCACCCCACCAACCGAGGACCAGGTGGTCTTCGCCAGCTGGGAGACGGTCTGGGAGGACTGATCCCCCAGTTGTTGATTAAACTGGTCCAACTGCTGCCGGATTCCCGTCAACCGTTCATCATTGAGCCAATGCGTCACGGTCCGCGTCACTTGGTGCCAGTACTGCGGCCATTCCGTAAGCAGCGTATTGAGCTGGTGTTGCACCAAGGGAACGCCACTTCCGATTCCCCAGACCAGTAGTCCCGCGACCAGAACAAAGAGCCCCGTGATCGACCAGGTCCGGGCCACACCGCGCCGTTCCAGCCGATCCACGACGGGATTCAACAAGTAGTACCCCACGCCCGCTAGGATAATCGGCAGGCCCACGATTTGAGTGACCACCACGAACGGCGTCGCCAGCCAAGGGACTTTACTTGCCACCAGCAATATGAGTAGAATAAGCAGTATAATGGTTAGCGCAGAGACAAGGCGGTTATTCACGACCCAGTGCCAAAACCACGACCGTGGCTTTTGTTCAGATTTCACAAGCGTCACTTCCATTAAAAATAGTGGGTTAATTGTACCATATCCTTAGTCACTCTGCCGAACCAACGCTACCTTGAAAGGATGAGAAACTTGCTCTTAGTTGAACCGTTACTCGAAAATTACACGTCCCTCCCCGCCGCTATCCAAGCCGGTGCCAAGCGGGTGGCCCTCGCCGACAACCTGGCCGTTGGCGGGACCACCGTCAGTAAAGGTACCATGGGCGAAGCCGTGCGGTACGCCCACGAACACCAGGTCAGCCTCGACTTGCTGATTGCGCCCCGCGGCGGCCAAGATCCCTACAACGACGTCGAAATCAAAATTATGGAGGCTGACCTCCTAGAAGCCCAACAATTAGGGGTCGACGGCGTCATCTTCGGCGGACTCACAGCCGCTCGTCAGCTCGACACTGAAGCACTGCGGCCGCTGGTGGCAGCCGCCGGGGGAATGACCCTGACGCTGAGCACCGCCTTCGACACGATTCGGCCCCAAGACCGCGGGGCCGCCGTAGACTGGCTAGCCGAGCAGGGTTTCGATCGCGTTCTTAGCGTGGGCGCTTCTCAGGACCGATCGGCCGACTGGACCGCTTCACAGCGGCTCTTGACCAGTGCGGGAATAACGCTAGTCCCCACCAATGTGGCCCCAGACCAACTGGATCAGGTTGCCGCGCAGCTGAACGTCCACAGCTTCTTAAACGTCCAAGACTAAAATTCAGGTTGCCCAGCTTACCTCAGCACTGAGCACTCACTAAACCGTTCAAATAGGACTCCCCAACGTTGGGAAGTCCTATTTTTAGTGCCCGCATTTCCCAACCAAACTAAAAACGGGAACGTGGCAGTATGCGTTCCCGTTTAAGAAGAAGTGAACCCAAATTTCGTATCGGACTAATCTAGTCCCGACCACCGCCAGTTGTCGACCTCTGGCAAGTCCCGACCATATTCTCGGATGTAGTCGTGATGCCGTGTCAGCTCATGATCCATCTGAGCAACAAAGTCACCAGCCTGGTCAGCTAACCGCGTTTTTTGAATCGCCGACTTCGCTAGATGAAAGCGGTCCAGTTGGTTCAAGACTCGCATATCGAATGGCGTGGTAATATCCCCGTTCTCACGGTACCCATGGAACTCGATTTGGTGATTGTGCCGGGTATAGAGTAACCCTCTAAAGGTATTTTCAAACCCGTGGAAGGCAAAGATAACCGGTACGTCTGCAGTAAAGTACTGATCAAATTCAGCATCCGTTAAGCCCCGACTATCCTGGTCCATCCCCGCCGGACGCAACCGTAAGATATCGACCACGTTGATAAAGCGGACCCGCAATTGCGGGAAGGCTTGGTGGAGGAGGTCGATTGCCGCCAACGATTCCATTGTGGCTTCTGTTCCGGCCGCCGCAAAGACGATGTCCGGATTGCCCTGATCGTTAGACGCCCACGGGATAATCCCCAAGCCCTGCTTAACCAGAGTCAACGCCTCATCCATGGAGAACCACTGTGGCCGCGGATGCTTAGACGCAACGACCAGGTTGATCTTTTCGCGAACACGCAACGTCGTGTTCATCACTGCCATTAAGGAATTCGCGTCTGCCGGTGTGTATTCATTAACCAGCTCATGCCCTTTTTCTGCCAGATGACCTAACATCCCTGGA includes:
- the mraZ gene encoding division/cell wall cluster transcriptional repressor MraZ is translated as MFMGEFEHSIDAKGRLIIPAKFREQLGDHFVVTRGMDGCLFGYPLAEWAVLQDKLKALPLNHKDARAFVRFFYSAATECEVDKQGRINLPKPLCEHAALTKQCVIVGVANRFEIWSAERWTAFATAAEENFDDIAEKIDF
- the ftsL gene encoding cell division protein FtsL; its protein translation is MAQNSLAEAVPLTTEPKRRQHIEQPQPQLQPTPQGQPQKLPVSKFEKCLMTVGGLILAVMMVFVVSSKIAMSNAQHQLQSINQTTATYQNRNTNTQQEINELQSRSRLDKIARKQGLELDNARIRNVNK
- the rsmH gene encoding 16S rRNA (cytosine(1402)-N(4))-methyltransferase RsmH, giving the protein MEDFHHVTVLLNEAVAGLAIQPTGTYVDCTLGGGGHSQHILEQLTTGHLYAFDQDQTAIDYNQEHLKDALAAGKVTFIKNNFRNLQAALNELGVTQVDGILYDLGVSSPQFDEADRGFSYQHDAPLDMRMDQSAPLTAWTVVNEWSFNDLVRIFHRYGEEKFAKPIARAIERHRQTAPIDTTGQLVEIIKEGIPAAARRHGGHPAKKVFQAIRIAVNDELGALEASLEQAIKLLAPHGRISVITFQSLEDRLVKTMFREQSSLPELPHGLPVIPDQLQPDYKLVNRKPIVPTDAELAANHRAHSAKLRILERLDSTHS
- a CDS encoding DUF4044 domain-containing protein, translated to MEKKKKSTFQKITNVFVWIMIIATLGSLIFGAIFSLM
- a CDS encoding DNA translocase FtsK, which codes for MATKRKTTRRKPARRKSSRKATQPFPYTRNVVGLVLLALAALGLFNLGLLGSLCANLMRIVVGDGYQVGLVVLGALGVALAITGTWPQIARHYLAGSGLVFSGWLLWLSATAFVTANQHSGFVTTVWHAGLSDLLTGGRTGQLGGGLWGAVELSVIAWLIALLGAQIAAWLIMAGGVLVFFQIPLSDLAPYVQKVGRWVVAGSQAVANGVKRGGTALQTHYAQRQKAATTDSTSKPKPDEKPTASTDQPATPEPSTTQQAKPTSPQPSYHVTVAANEQPAKPAPATPSADAQEAADEPALVSADPVDPNYQLPASDLLKQVPPTDQTAEINAIDANTKILKQTLDSFGVDAEVKNVSLGPSVTEYELHPAIGVKVSRIVNLADDLALALAAKGIRIQAPIPGKSLIGIEVPNKEVSTVAFRDVVEAQPAHPNKPLEVPLGRNVTGQVVMMDLTKMPHLLIAGATGSGKSVAINGIITSILMNARPDQVKMMLIDPKKVELSVYNGIPHLLTPVVSEPKKAARALHKVVKEMERRYELFSQFGQRKISGYNAFVQKANAEDNQARPTLPYIVVIVDELADLMMTVSNEVEDAIIRLAQMGRAAGVHMILATQRPSVDVITGLIKANVPSRIAFAVSSGIDSRTILDTNGAEKLLGRGDMLFQPVDANSPVRVQGAFISDEDVSNVVAFIKQQQTADYDEDMVVTDEELKQEEQGDSNDELFDDALAFVVDQQKASTSLLQRRFRIGYNRAARIIDDLEQRGYIGPQEGSKPRQVYKQPDAETSTTDQGNS
- a CDS encoding DUF3397 domain-containing protein, whose amino-acid sequence is MTFWTSPVAPLVILIVGWLVIRGIKHRLRRHWPAQVVTWDLMTPLLIICSLLLIPAGAGRWLPWLVMGWMVLGMGVAIVQAIRRHELLYPVFFKTFWRLTDVYWVVGFGLCFLLTFS
- a CDS encoding methyltransferase domain-containing protein, which encodes MKKIDRAAAFLTANATVFRCPVCHAPYDHVAEHSLVCPNGHNVDLSKKGMLYFMQRAVKSEYDDAMLAARRRMLQAGLFRGITDAFAAHLTAEPETILDVGCGEGTPLADVLAHRDGRDVAVGFDLSKPGINLATQLATNAFFCVADLAQMPFSAGQFTTILDLFSPSAYQEFNRVLAPGGQLLKVIPNADYLIELRQAIFPAGNAHAQYDNGNVLRLFQQHYPNATSQRIRYQVPVAPERFDDLMLMTPMHWGADQARLAAVAADPFPQITVDVTLLRAEG
- a CDS encoding AI-2E family transporter yields the protein MEVTLVKSEQKPRSWFWHWVVNNRLVSALTIILLILLILLVASKVPWLATPFVVVTQIVGLPIILAGVGYYLLNPVVDRLERRGVARTWSITGLFVLVAGLLVWGIGSGVPLVQHQLNTLLTEWPQYWHQVTRTVTHWLNDERLTGIRQQLDQFNQQLGDQSSQTVSQLAKTTWSSVGGVVSRIASVVVAVVTAPFILFYLLRDGHQLPQYLSRLLPIKRRQAAIDLLVEMNRQVSNYVRGQLIVAFAVAVLFYLGFLVIGLKFALLLGITAGILNLVPYLGSFLAMVPVVVVAVMASPWMLVKVLIVFVIEQTLEGRLISPLVLGSSLKIHPLTIIFVLLISGKAFGVVGVILGIPGYAVIRVIATQGFRWYQEFVGGYSEPQAQQGEKSHEKN
- a CDS encoding tRNA (cytidine(34)-2'-O)-methyltransferase, giving the protein MTNHIVLFEPLFPANTGNIARTCAGTDTILDLIKPLGFTVDDAHLKRAGLDYWDKVDVRYHENLPAFLETVTDPTQLYLVSKFAEQDYTEPDYRLNDHDHYFLFGKETTGLPEPFMRKNEEKCIRIPQDDQHIRALNLSNSAAIVIYEVLRQQAFPNLERVHRYPHDKLK
- a CDS encoding copper homeostasis protein CutC; protein product: MRNLLLVEPLLENYTSLPAAIQAGAKRVALADNLAVGGTTVSKGTMGEAVRYAHEHQVSLDLLIAPRGGQDPYNDVEIKIMEADLLEAQQLGVDGVIFGGLTAARQLDTEALRPLVAAAGGMTLTLSTAFDTIRPQDRGAAVDWLAEQGFDRVLSVGASQDRSADWTASQRLLTSAGITLVPTNVAPDQLDQVAAQLNVHSFLNVQD